In Parasegetibacter sp. NRK P23, the genomic stretch CGTACATTGTGGTACGGCCTTTCTTCTTACACTTCTACTCTTTACATATCGGTTCAAAACGGAAAAACGGGTGAAGCCGTTACTGATTTTTTTTACGGCTCGCACCTCATGTTCCGCGTTAACCGCTATTCACGTCAAAACCTTATCCGATGTTCAAACAATTGGCCAGTGATTCGGAACGCGCATTGGCGCAGATATGGAACACTTATGGCGATGACCTGCATAAGAGGATCATCCTGATCGTTGGCCGGGAAGAATGGGCCAGGGAAGTATTGTCCGATGTTTTAACCGCTTTGTGGAACAACAGGCGGGAGGTCGCGCGCATGGAGCATCCCGTAGGCTGGCTGCACACCATCGCAAGGAATAAAGCAATTGATAAACTCAAAAAAGAATGGAAATTCAAGAGAACCATTACGCTGGAAGATGCTTTCCAACCTTCCGATGGGGTGCACCCCGATGACATGATGAACTACCTCGAATTGAAAAGAAACATGCTGAAAGCCATCGCCTCCCTGCCCGCACAAGAGAAAAAGACGTTTAAACTATGGTTCGAAACCGATCTTACCCGGAAGGAAATCGCCGAACGCCTTAACCTTTCCGAGAACACCATTAAAAAGCACTTATCCCTTGCCAGAAAAGCCGTACGGAAATTTCTCGAACAGATCAGGTCGCTGTTCACGTAACAGCAGCCTATCGCTTAAAAATTCGCCCGATGATCCATGAACAGGACTATGTAAAGTCCCTCCTGAAAAAACATTTTGAAAGAACAATTGCTCCAACTGAGTTATTGCTTCTGCAAGACGCATTCCTCCTGTACGAGGAGGCGGAAATGAAAAGTATGATCGATGAAATGATTGTTGCCATGCTGCCCGGAACAGCGCCTCCGCAGGTGAACTGGGAGGCGTTCGTGGCGGAAGAGATGAAACGGCTGAAGCAGAAAGCCTCCGGTTAACATTACCCATTCTTCTCCAGCCTGCTCAACGTTTCCCGTGATAAACCAAGATAGTGCGCAATCATCGTCTTGGATACGCGCTGGAACAACTGCGGATACTGGTGCAGCAGCAGTTCATACTTCTCCTTGGCCGAATTGCGCATCATGGAAAGCACTCTTTTCTGTAATGCCACATAGCCACCAAATGCCTTGCGCGCATGAAACCGGTACATTTCCGGAACAAGCGCACACATCGCTTCTTTATCGGCCATGCTCAACTCCAGCACCATACAGTGTTCCAGCGCCTGCACATCCATTTCGCCCTTGCCCTGCATGGCATACGCGGGATAATCGGATACCCACCAGCCTTCCATCGCGAATTGTAAGATGTGTTCCTTTCCTGAATCATCGTAAAGCGATGCTTTCAACAGTCCTTCCACCACTACGAATTCCGAGGTCACCCGCTGCCCGTTGCGCACCAGGTATTCCTTCCGCTTCAATGCCTTCGGTTTAAAGAACGGCAATACGTTTTCAAACGCTTCATCGCTGAGCGGAACGATCTCCGAAATATGGCGGCGCAAAAAAGAAGCATATTCCATGCAGTAAATGTACAACAGGAATATGCTTCTTTATGGTATGTTCTCGTGCACTAGCGGGTAGTTTCTTCCAGGGCTTTCTTCATGGCTTCGCCCACACCTTTGGCCGATTGCGGGTTCTGGCCCGTGATCAACCTGCCGTCAACGGTAACATGGGGTTGCCACGGCGCAGACTTCTCATAGATACCGCCACGCTCCTTCAGTTTGTCTTCCATCAGGAAAGGCACCACGTCTGTGAGTTTTACCAGTTCTTCCTCCTCATTGGTGAAGCCGTTCACTTTCTTTCCGCTCACGAGGTACTCACCATTCGAAAGCCTGATGTTCACGATACCCGCTGGACCATGGCATACCGCGCCCACCAAACCATTGTTCTCGTAAACCTGGGCCGCGATGTTGGCGATGGCTTCGTTGGAAGGAAGGTCCCATACCGCCCCGTGCCCACCGGCATAAAATATGGCCGCGTAATCTTCAGGATTTATTTTATCCGGCGTTAGGGTATTGGTGATTTTTTCATGGTATACACGGTCTTCCCAGAACTTTTTGTTCACGGGATCTGAAAGATCAAAGCCGTCCACAGGGGGATTTCCACCTTCGGGACTCACAAAATCAATTTCGTAACCGGCTTCATGCAATACCTCCCATGGATGCGACACTTCGCCGAGATAGTAGCCGGTTTTCTCCCCTGTATTTCCTTTGGTGCCGTGGCTGGTTACCACGAAGAGAATTTTCTTTTTCATTTCTATATTATTTGCTGATGAATGTTTTTCTGATGTCTCGTTACAACTTGTAAAAAACGATGCCAGCACTGCGAATGCTGCAATGGTAGCTGCTGTTTTCATGATGCAATGGATGGGATTAAGATTTGTTCCACGGAAGGGACGGGCATTTGTTGGGAAAGGTGCGCAAAATAGTCCCGGTGGTAACCACTGATGCGTTCGGGTGTGGCATTTTTTTCCAGGTCGTGGAAATGAAAACTTCCGAGGGCATCCATGCCGGTGAAGGCGTTCATGCGGTGGAAGCCGAACATCACGCCTTCGTCAACAGTTTTCTGGTGAAAGAATTCTCCGGGAAGTGTGAAAGCCGTTTCGGGCGCGTTCCAGGTGGTGGTAAGCATGTAAACGCGTCCGTGCAGGGAGCCGCCCGTACCGTAGTTGATGGCGGGATTTTCCTTTTTGCGGCCATCGCTGTAATACAATCCGTTGCGGTGACCGGCCGTGAAAACAGTATCGATGTATTCTTTCAGTTTGTGGGGCAGTCCGAACCACCAAACGGGTGTATGGTAGATGATAACATCGGCCCAAACGAATTTCTCTACTTCTTCCATCAGTTCATAAGGCTGGTTGATATCAGTGATTTTGAGCTGAAAGCCGTTTTCAGGGGTAAAATAGGTCTTGTCCCATTCTACCAGGGTATGGTTGAACCTGCCGCCCGAATGGGCGAAGGCCTGACCGCCGTTGAGTATGAATATATTTTTCATATTCTATTTTTTTATGCAAAGTTGCGCGGCAGGAAGGGACCGCACCTGTGATGCAGGTCACAAATCCACAGGGCATTCCATAGGAACTGTTAAAACAACTGCACGCCGCCTTCCGGGTTTCAACCCGCCAGAGAACCTTCGTACCTTTGTAGCCGCAATTATTTTCATGCACAGGAAAGATTTCATCCGGTTTTCAATATCAGGAGGAACAGTTATGACCAGCTTATCAGCATTCAACAAATTCACATCGGAACTGGGGGAACAGGAATACGGGATGCCCGTTCTGTTTATTGGTCACGGGTCGCCAATGAATGGTATTGAAGACAATGATTTCTCCCGCCAATGGACAAACGCGGTAAAAGATATGCCCACGCCCGCCGCGGTGTTGGTGGTTTCTGCGCACTGGTTCACCAACGGTACTAAAGTAACGGCCATGGATGCACCGCCCACGATCCACGACTTCGGTGGCTTCCCCAAAGCATTGTTCGATGTACAATACCCGGCGCCGGGTTCTCCCATACTCGCGAAAGAAACCGCGGAGTTGCTGAAACCCGTTACGGCTGTGGAACTGAACCACGACTGGGGCCTGGACCATGGTACCTGGACCGTAATCCGCCATATGTATCCCGACGCGAAGATACCCGTGCTGCAACTCAGCATCGACTATACCAAAGGGCCGCAGTACCATTACGACCTCGCGAAAGAATTGTATGCCCTCCGTAAAAAAGGCGTGCTCATCGTAGGCAGCGGCAACATGGTGCACAACCTCCGCATGGTGGCATGGGATAAAATGGATGTTCCCGGCTTCGGCTTCGACTGGGCACTGGAACTGAACGAAGATTTCAAAAAATTCATCGCCGAAGGCGATCACAAAGCGCTGATTCAATACGAAAAACTGGGTCGCAAGGCACAACTCGCCATTCCTACGCCCGAACATTATCTTCCGCTGATGTACACGTTGGGGCTGAAGGGCTCAAAAGATGCCGTTTCTTTTTTCAACGACAAAGCAGTGGCGGGTTCTCTGACCATGACTTCAGTAAGATTGGGCTGATTTCCGGCAGGCGGCTACCTTTGGTTTATGAAAGCAGGAACCGTTCTTGAAAGTACAGCGTTGCTCAACGGAGATTTTTTTGAAGGCGCCACATTGGTCATTGTTGAATACAATGAAAACGGCGCCATGGGCTTCGTTATAAATAAGCTTTTCCCCCGCAAACTCAACGAGTTAGCAGAATTCAGCCAAACCGTTCCCTTTGATTTGTATGATGGCGGTCCGGTGGACCGTGAACACCTGTATTTCCTGCATACGAGGCCCGATCTTATTGAAGGGGGGAAAAGGGTATTTCAACGGATGTACCTGGGTGGAGACTTCAAATCAGTGGTGGAATGCCTCGATATGGATGTTATTGAAGACTCGGAAATCCGCTTGTTTATCGGTTACTGCGGTTGGGACGCGGGTGAGTTGGAAGCGGAAATCGCCGAAGGAAGCTGGCGCGTACTGCCGAAAAATAGTTTTTAGCCAATCCTGAACGGGAAAAATCCGGCAAACGGTTGCGTGTTCGTATTCCCAACACATTCCCTAATTTGCCCGCATAGCTATTTTACTCATTTACAGCAAGTGTGTGTTTTGTTTTGAATGCCTCCCGAAAAGGAGGCATTTATCATTCTAAGAGGTTGAAAATCAGACTAAAAAGGAAATTTTTAACAAATTGTTGCAGGCAAACGCTTTAGTAACTATCTTGCGGCCATAAAAAAAGAAAGTCAACTGTAGAAACAGTCGACCTCTAACGATTGCTTGCCATATGAAAAAGTTCGAGTAATCTTGTTTTTTTAGTTCTCTTAGGCCTCTAACACTTGCTTTGTCACTTCTACGATTGCTTGCCTATGAACTATCTTTCTGAACTGGAACAAAGATACCACGACTACCTGCGCGGGAAAAATCAAATTTTAGACGTTTTTATCATGCCCAAAACAGGGAGATGTTCACAAAACCCTTATTGGTATTGATTTTGAGGAAATATAACTTATGAGTTCCAACCGGTTTACAGACGCATTATTTCAATTGGTTCTTTCGCTGGAAAAGTCGGAAAAAAGGCATTTCAAGCTCTATATAAAAAGAAGTTCGGCCAAAGAAGACCTTCGCATCATCCAATTGTTCGACGCATTGGATAAAATGACCGAATACGATGAGCGCCCGCTGCTGAAAAAACTGGCCCCCATCACCAAATCGCAGCTCGCCAACCTTAAAACACACTTATACAAGCAGTTACTGTCGAGTTTGCGCATCCTGAAAACGGCCGACAGCATCGACCTCCAACTGAGTGAGCACCTCGATCACGCCCGTGTACTGTACAACAAGGGCCTGAAGCAACAGGCGTTGAAAATCCTCGAAAAAGCCAAGGAACTGGCCAAAGCCAACCACAAATACAATTACCTCGCCCAGGTGATTTCGCTCGAAAAGAAAATTGAAACCCTGCACATCACCAGGAGCGAGCAGGAAAAAACGGAAAAACTGGCCGAAGAAGCCCTCGATATCTCGAACCACATCAACAGTGTGGTGCGCCTTTCCAACCTCGCGCTCCTGTTGTACAGGTGGTACATCAAGAATGGCCATGCACGGAATGAGGAAGATGAAAAAGATATCCGGAAGTTCTTTAAGGAGAACCTTCCGCCGGATGCACACCTTGTGACCGATTTCTACGAGAAACTCTACCTCTACCAAAGTTATTGCTGGTACGCGTTCGTGCGCCAGGACTTCTTAATGTACTACCGTTACAGCCGTAAATGGATCGATCTGTATATTGAACAGCCCTCCATGAAAATGGTGGAAACGGGCCACTATATTAAAGGAATGCACAACCTGCTGAACGCGCATTTCGACCTGAGGAACTTCTCGGAATTTGAAAAAACACTGCGGGAATTCAAAGCTTTCGAGCATGAATACGAAGACCGCCTGCACGATAACTTCAGGATCCACACCTTCATCTACATCAGCAGTGCACGCATCAACCAGCACCTCATGCAGGGCACCTTCGCCGAAGGACTCAAGATCATGCCGGAGATCGCTGAAAAGATGAACGAATACGCATTGTATGTGGATACCCACCGCCTGCTCGTATTCAACTACAAAATGGCCACCATGCACTTCGGGGCCGGAAATTACAGTACGTCCATCGACTACCTGCAAAAGATCATGCAGGGACAGGGCGACCTGCGCATCGACCTGCAATGTTACGCCCGCCTGCTGCACCTGATGGCGCATTACGAATTACAGAACTACGATATTATAGAATCACTCACCAAATCGGTGTACCGGTTCATGGCGAAAATGAACAACCTCACCGTAGTGGAAGAAGAAATGTTCCGCTTCCTGCGGCACAACTTCAACGTATCGCCACGGAAACTGAAGCCGGAACTGGAGAAATTCCTTCATAACATCAAGCACCTCGAGAAGAACCGCTTCGAAACCAGGGCTTTCGCTTACCTCGATGTTATTTCTTGGGTGGAAAGTAAGGTATATGAAAAGCCGATGAGCGAAATTATTCATGGGAAATACCTGGAAAGCAAACGGAGTAAGAAGTAAGCGGGAAATTAAGCGCATTTATGCTGCCCGGAATTTTAGGTAGAATAGTTGGCAATTGGATTTCAGTACCGGAGTATTGCCTTCACTTTTTCCCAGGTTTCATCGGTTAAAACAGGCTTGTAGCCTGCAACATCACCTTTGCTGTGCGCAATAATATATTCCGCCCTTTCTTTCAGGTCCGGATGCGTGCTCATCCAGGTTAAGTATTTTGTCGCTTCCGGCTCGCCGTCTGCAAGTTTATACAGGAAATCGGCAAGAGGCCGTGGATCAACATTGGCTTGCTCTAAATAATCTACCGCTGTAATATCCGCCTCCTTTTCCAGGCTTCTGTCGAAGGCGGAAGAAGAAAGAATTTTCGCGGCTTTCCTGGTGACCTCTCCGTTACCGGTGGTCGCGGACAATAACACAGAAAGTCCCATCTCTTTTACCAGCTTCTTCATTACATGGTTCAGTTGGATATGAGCAATTTCATGGCACACAACACCGGCTAATTCCTCCTGATTTTCAGCATTTAAAATCAACCCGCTGTAGATGATTAAGTGTGCGTTTGGCAAAGCGAAAGCATTGATCTCATCTTTTTCAAGAATATGAACTTTCAACTTATCTCTGCTGATCCCGTTCGCGTTGCAGATATGCGTTATGATGCTGTCAACAGCGTTAACAACAGGAGCATCAGTAATTTCTTTGTCCTGCTGTTTGAAAATCTTCCAAAAAAAATCGCCAAGTTTCTGCTCAGTTTTATCAGAAACCTGCTGCACTTTAAAGATGCCCACCCAGTTTATTTGTGACAGGGAAAACCAAGCGGCGAAAAAAAGGGAAACGGTTACTATACCTTGAAGAAGGGGCTTTTTCATAATTTCTGTTTGCAAAGCATATTCGTCAGCGTGCCGTAGAACCACCATTCAATATGGATTCCCTTTCTGGTTTGAATAGCGGTGTAAATGGTTGCGACGAATTCTGCCAGGTTGAATGCCAACACCACGATTACATAAGCAATGTATCGATTGGTTACGACCTCGTCTCCGATAATGATTGATATCGTCCACCAAAATCCGAAACTGTTGATAAAAAGCATGGACAATTGAGACAACAAGGCCTGTGTACAATGCCATCGGACAAAATAAGTTGACTTTCTATTGCCCACATAAAATATCAGCGTGGCGATCAGGTTGATGATTGGCAGGGGAAGTCCGACCACTATAGCGATTAAGGACATCAAATAACTGCCTGAAGCCCTCTCCGCCTCGTGTTCGCCGGGTTCATAACTGAATTTTTTCGTTTGTATCATAGTCCTTTAGTAATGTTCCAGATCCAGTTGATAACTATAAGCATGATCAGCGGAATGGCATACTTTGGCTTTCTCAGGCCGGCTTCAATTCTCTTGTAAAAATTAAATAATGAACTACTTCTCCTGGCAAGATCAACAGCTATCCAAACCGGCGCGATAAGCATGATCAGCGCGATTACATAACCCAGCGGATTCAGCAGGAAAGCATCGCCATACCTTCCGTTTAATAATGAAACCACGGATCTTGTTGCGCCACAGGAAGGGCAGGGTATATCCGTTGCGTGCTTAAGCAGGCAAACTTCAGCTGTTTTATTCCCGGCCAGACCTGGAATAAAGGCGTAATAGAGCCAGATATACCCTGCTGAACAGGCTATAAAGAGGATCAGGTATAGCTTGTTCCTGTTCATATCATTAATACAGGAATTGCTGAATTTTTTGCATATTCTTTTCTCTGGTCGCGGATTGAATCAGAAACCAGTCAACAATCGCCCAGATTCCAAAACCTCCGCAAGTAAGGAGTTTACCTACTCCAAGCCCGGTATCCCCTATCATAAAACGGTCTATCCCAAAGCTGCCGGCTAAAATTGAAACGATAAGCGTTGTGGTAGGGTCACTAAATTGTGTAGTGGCCAACATCGGCCACTTCGCATCATCAAGCGTAAGCAATTTTTCCCTGATCATGTGCATGTGGTGGCTTTCAAAGAACTTTCCATTTGACATCAGAAACATGTCAACTTTTTGTGCATCCATTTTTTCTACGGTTTTTACATTATCCTACTCGTCAGGCTTTTCGGGTTACGCCCCATGTATTTTGCAGGAGCATGGCCTCCTTTTGGGCATCAAAATACTCATACTTTTGATTTGCCGGTAAAAAGATGGTATGTATTTGTATTTTACGCGCCGGTGAAGATTCATATACACGGTTTTCCCATCAGTATTCCAGCACCACTTCCAGTTCGCAGCCCGCTCCCGGAGCGGAGCGGAGGTCCATCTTCCCATTGTACAAACTGATGCGGTTCCGGATATTGGACAGCCCGATGCCCGTGGTTGGAGTGTCGGATTTCAGCCCTTTACCATTATCGCGCACCCCAAGTTTTATTTTGTTCCCGGGCTGTTGGATGATGGCGATCTCTATTTTGTTGCCGTCCGCGTGTTTCAGGATGTTGTTCACCTGCTCCTGGATGATCCTGAAAAGCGTCAGCTTCACTTCTTCGGGCACTTCTTCCGTTTTAAAGTTGGAATAATCTACATAGACCCGGTATTTGCCGGAGGCTGAAATATGTTCGGCGATTTCGTTCACCGCGGTCACGAGCGAGTGCTCGCTGAAAGTGGCCGGCGCGAGCTGGTGCGACAGTGTCCTTATTTCCCGTATGGCCAGTTTTATATTTTCATGGCTCTTTTGCAGGAAATCATGCTGGGCTTCCCCCTTCAGCAACATGTCCAGGTAGATCTGACAAACGGCGAGTATCTGGATGATGTTGTCGTGCAGTTCCCGCCCGAAGTGGTAACGTTCCTTTTCCTGGGTGCGGATAATGGTTTGCAGTATCTCCTTCTGCCTTTCGGCTTCTTCCTGTAACCGGAGCGCTTCTTCCTCTTTCTCCCGGGTAATGTCCTGCATGGCACCCACCATCCTGACGGGTGTGCCGTGCGCGTCGTACACGATGTAGGCGCGATCGAACACGTAGGCGTAGGAGCCATCGGCTTTCAGGTAACGGTATTCCGCTTTCCAGGTATTGTCATCGCCCGGATCACTGAGTTTTTCTTCCACGCTCATCGCTATCCGCTCCATGTCTTCGGGATGGATCAGTTTTTTCCAGGAGGAAACCGGTTGTGAGCCAGCGTTATACGGGTAGCCGAAAAGCCGGTAGTAGCTGATGTTGTAGTAAATTTCATTAGAAACCAGGTCCCAGTCCCAGATGGCGTCGGAGGTGGCTTTGCTCACGTAACTGTACCGGTCGTTGCTGATTTTAAGGTCCTCAATGTATTTCTTCCTTTCGAAACTGTAAGAGATGCTTTTTTCCAGCATGGAGCCGTTGATCTCCCCTTTCACGAGATAATCCTGGACCCCGAGCCCCAATGTATCGATCCCGAAATTTTTGTTGGCGAAGCCTGTGAGCACGATCACGGGGATGTTTTCCGCGAAACCGATCATCTCTTTAATGGATTCCATGCCGCTGCTGTCGGGCAGGGAAAGGTCCAGCAGGATAAGGTCCACCGCCACTTTTTTCACCAGCAGCCGGGCTTCCGCAAGCGTAACGGCCTGTACGATATTGAAATGCGGATGGTACTCGCGCAGGTATTCCCTGACCAGGAAAAAATCACCTGGATTGTCTTCAACAACAAGGATATGCAGGTTATCAGGCAGCATTGTGGCAACAATTAGTGGGTGGGTAATTTTACCAGTGATATCCAGAAATGCTCGATCGATCCTATAACGTCCATGAATTTGTTGAAATCTACGGGTTTGGTGATGTAACAATTGGCGTAGGATGCATAAGCGCTCTGAATATCATTCCTGGAAGATGATGTTGTGAGCATAACCACGGGAATTGTTTTCAGCGATTCGGATTGTTTGATGTAACTGAGTACTTCCAGTCCATCAATGCGGGGCAGGTTAATATCGAGGAGTATAATGTCGGGCGTGATGGCATCAGCATAACCTTCTTTCTTATCCAGGTAAAAGATGGCTTGTTCTCCATCGCGCACCACGTTCACGGAATTTTTAATCCGTCCCTCTTTCAGGGCTTCCAGCGTGAGTATCACATCACCTTCATTGTCTTCTACCAGTAAAATCTTTATTTCATCCGTTTGCATGGAAAAAGGTTTATTTTCTGATACTGAAATAGAATTTACTTCCTGAAGGCGTATTGGGTTCCACCCATATTCTTCCGCCATGTTTCTCCACGATCTTCCTCGTGATGGCCAGTCCTATGCCTGTACCTTCGTATTCACTACTGTTGTGCAGCCGTTGAAAGATAATAAATATTTTTTCCGCGAAGCGGGGATCAATGCCAATTCCATTGTCTTCCACGCAAAATATCCATTCCCCGTTTAATTCTTTGCTATTTATCAAAATTTTCGGTAGTGCCTCAGCGTGGTATTTGAGTGCGTTGCCCACCAGGTTCTGCACCACCTGTTTCATTTGTGTGGGATTACCTTTTATGATGGGGAGCCGGCCCGAACGGACATCCGCGTCAAGTTCGCGGATAGTATTGGTGAACCAGGTTTTCACCTCGCTGAACACCTGGTTCATGTCAACCAACGTATGTTCTTCACTGTTGGTTCCTACTCTTGAATAGGCCAGCAGGTCGAGGATGAGCTTTTTCATTCTTTCGGCGCCATCCACCGCGAAATGAATGTATTGGTGCGCCGTATCATCAAGCTGATTGTTGTATTTTTTTTGCAGCAGTTGGAGAAAACTGCTCACCATACGGAGGGGTTCCTGAAGATCGTGGGAAGCTACGTAAGCGAAGCGTTCCAGTTCAGCGTTGGATGCCGCGAGTTCCTTTGCCCTCTTTTCAAGAGTAGCGTTCAGGTGGTGGTAAAGTTGTTCCGATTTTTTCTTCTCCGTAATATCCTTGGCTACGCCGAATATGAGTCCTTCCTCCTCGAGCGAGGTAGAGGTCCAGGCAAACCAACGGTAACTGCCGTCTTTCGCACGGAACCGGTTCTCGAAATAGCTGGACTGAAGTCCGCCCGCCAGTTCATCCACCAGAACTTCTGTTGACTTGAGGTCATCGGGGTGGATCAGGTCATAATACGATACCGATAATACTTCTTCCATGGTATACCCCAGCATTCGGGGGAAGGAGGCGTTGAGTATCTTGAAATAACCATCTGTGCCGGCTATAGAAAAAACATCGGGAGAAAGTTCGAAGAACCTGTTAAGCCGGTCTTCAGCATCTTTTCTCCTGATCTCATTGCCGGTATGAAAGAGAACAGATGCGGGAATATTAGCACCGGCCTTACCGTCCTGTTTCTGAAAAAACACCAGCACAGCGGTGGTTGCGCCCATATTCACAATGGGAATGGCTTCCGCGGCTACAAAACCATTTGCCCGGGCGAAGGATTTTCTTTGGAACAGCTCATCGCGTTGAAGATCTGAGATATAAATTGCCTGCTGTTCGGCCCAACATGCGCCGGGAAGGCCCTTGCCCTTCGCGAATGAAAGCATCGCTCCATCCTCTATGCAGTGTGCACTAGCCTTACGCAACAGCGCCGTACCATCAATATTGCTGATCCATATTTCCGCGGCATCCCGCTTGTATTCCTTGCAAAGCAGGTACAACAAGTCCTCCAGCGCCTCAGACAGCAGGTGTTTACTGGTGAAGATCGAAGAGATGCCCAACGCAATCTCCTGCTCATAAACGCGCTCCACCTCCTGTGTAACGTCCCTGGTATTGATTAGCGCTCCGAAAATACCGCCGTCTTTTTCAAAAGCCGGCCTTGATAAAATGGAAAACGTCTTTCTTACCCCGCCTGGCGTATGGGCTGTTACCTGGTAGCTCACGGGTTCGCCACGGAATACGCGCGCATAAACTTCACGTATAAAAGGCAACCGGTCAGGTTTGGTGAACTGAAACATGGAGGAACCAACGAGCACATCTTTGGAGAATATTTCCTTTATCCTTTCTGTTCCGGCCTTGTTGATGGCCACAATGTTGAAGGCTTGATCTATAAGTATAAATCCTTCGTCTGTATTATCCAATAAGAGATCATACAGTTTCGCTTTGTCATGAGAATAAGGTGCGTTTTCCAGCAGCATTCGCAGAAGGTTGGTTGACGAGGACTATATTCAAGTTAGGAAAAAATACTGAAACGGCGGGCATCACGCTTAATATTTTCATAACACGGCCATGTATAAATAACGGGGCAAATTCGTGTCTTTTAACCGGAAATATTTCCGGAAAAAGAACATATACAATGGTGCAGGGGATAGATGAGCTTTTATGGGATGCCGTTCAGCAGAGCGATCACCGTTCGTACGAGATTCTTTTCGTGAAATATTTTCCGGAGCTGCGCGATCACGCGCACCATTACTGCGGGCACTACGAAGAAGCGGAAGAGATCGCTTCAGATGTACTACACCAGTTGTGGTTGAAAAGAAACACATTGGAACTGCATACCGGTTTGAAAGGCTACCTGCTCACTGCCGCGCGCAACGCGTCTTTCAACATCCTGCGGAAAAAGATCGGTCTGGCGGAGGAACTCACGGAGATGGCCGCTGCAAAAGAGCATTCTTCGATGGGCATTCCGGAATCGCGCCTCCTTGTGAAAGACATGGAAGAAGCGCTGCGGCTGGCCATGGAAAAGC encodes the following:
- a CDS encoding RNA polymerase sigma factor — encoded protein: MFKQLASDSERALAQIWNTYGDDLHKRIILIVGREEWAREVLSDVLTALWNNRREVARMEHPVGWLHTIARNKAIDKLKKEWKFKRTITLEDAFQPSDGVHPDDMMNYLELKRNMLKAIASLPAQEKKTFKLWFETDLTRKEIAERLNLSENTIKKHLSLARKAVRKFLEQIRSLFT
- a CDS encoding Crp/Fnr family transcriptional regulator, with protein sequence MEYASFLRRHISEIVPLSDEAFENVLPFFKPKALKRKEYLVRNGQRVTSEFVVVEGLLKASLYDDSGKEHILQFAMEGWWVSDYPAYAMQGKGEMDVQALEHCMVLELSMADKEAMCALVPEMYRFHARKAFGGYVALQKRVLSMMRNSAKEKYELLLHQYPQLFQRVSKTMIAHYLGLSRETLSRLEKNG
- a CDS encoding type 1 glutamine amidotransferase domain-containing protein translates to MKKKILFVVTSHGTKGNTGEKTGYYLGEVSHPWEVLHEAGYEIDFVSPEGGNPPVDGFDLSDPVNKKFWEDRVYHEKITNTLTPDKINPEDYAAIFYAGGHGAVWDLPSNEAIANIAAQVYENNGLVGAVCHGPAGIVNIRLSNGEYLVSGKKVNGFTNEEEELVKLTDVVPFLMEDKLKERGGIYEKSAPWQPHVTVDGRLITGQNPQSAKGVGEAMKKALEETTR
- a CDS encoding NAD(P)H-dependent oxidoreductase, whose amino-acid sequence is MKNIFILNGGQAFAHSGGRFNHTLVEWDKTYFTPENGFQLKITDINQPYELMEEVEKFVWADVIIYHTPVWWFGLPHKLKEYIDTVFTAGHRNGLYYSDGRKKENPAINYGTGGSLHGRVYMLTTTWNAPETAFTLPGEFFHQKTVDEGVMFGFHRMNAFTGMDALGSFHFHDLEKNATPERISGYHRDYFAHLSQQMPVPSVEQILIPSIAS
- the ygiD gene encoding 4,5-DOPA dioxygenase extradiol, whose amino-acid sequence is MHRKDFIRFSISGGTVMTSLSAFNKFTSELGEQEYGMPVLFIGHGSPMNGIEDNDFSRQWTNAVKDMPTPAAVLVVSAHWFTNGTKVTAMDAPPTIHDFGGFPKALFDVQYPAPGSPILAKETAELLKPVTAVELNHDWGLDHGTWTVIRHMYPDAKIPVLQLSIDYTKGPQYHYDLAKELYALRKKGVLIVGSGNMVHNLRMVAWDKMDVPGFGFDWALELNEDFKKFIAEGDHKALIQYEKLGRKAQLAIPTPEHYLPLMYTLGLKGSKDAVSFFNDKAVAGSLTMTSVRLG
- a CDS encoding YqgE/AlgH family protein — translated: MKAGTVLESTALLNGDFFEGATLVIVEYNENGAMGFVINKLFPRKLNELAEFSQTVPFDLYDGGPVDREHLYFLHTRPDLIEGGKRVFQRMYLGGDFKSVVECLDMDVIEDSEIRLFIGYCGWDAGELEAEIAEGSWRVLPKNSF
- a CDS encoding M48 family metallopeptidase; the encoded protein is MKKPLLQGIVTVSLFFAAWFSLSQINWVGIFKVQQVSDKTEQKLGDFFWKIFKQQDKEITDAPVVNAVDSIITHICNANGISRDKLKVHILEKDEINAFALPNAHLIIYSGLILNAENQEELAGVVCHEIAHIQLNHVMKKLVKEMGLSVLLSATTGNGEVTRKAAKILSSSAFDRSLEKEADITAVDYLEQANVDPRPLADFLYKLADGEPEATKYLTWMSTHPDLKERAEYIIAHSKGDVAGYKPVLTDETWEKVKAILRY
- a CDS encoding DUF4870 domain-containing protein, translated to MIQTKKFSYEPGEHEAERASGSYLMSLIAIVVGLPLPIINLIATLIFYVGNRKSTYFVRWHCTQALLSQLSMLFINSFGFWWTISIIIGDEVVTNRYIAYVIVVLAFNLAEFVATIYTAIQTRKGIHIEWWFYGTLTNMLCKQKL
- a CDS encoding DUF2752 domain-containing protein, yielding MNRNKLYLILFIACSAGYIWLYYAFIPGLAGNKTAEVCLLKHATDIPCPSCGATRSVVSLLNGRYGDAFLLNPLGYVIALIMLIAPVWIAVDLARRSSSLFNFYKRIEAGLRKPKYAIPLIMLIVINWIWNITKGL
- a CDS encoding TM2 domain-containing protein, whose protein sequence is MDAQKVDMFLMSNGKFFESHHMHMIREKLLTLDDAKWPMLATTQFSDPTTTLIVSILAGSFGIDRFMIGDTGLGVGKLLTCGGFGIWAIVDWFLIQSATREKNMQKIQQFLY